In Sphingomonas sp. M1-B02, the sequence CATATAGCCCGTCTGGATTTCCTGGACGACCGTGCCCGGCTCGGCGTCGGCGGTCGGGATTTCCATCATCGCCTGGTGGCGATTGGGATCGAGCGCCTCGCCGACCGCGACGATCTTCGAAATCCCATGCCGCCCGAACACCGAATCGACTTCGCGGCCCGTCGCTTCGAGGCCCGTCACCAGACCCTTGAGCTTCTCGTCCTCGCGCAACGCCTGCGGGATCGCGGCCAGCGCACGGGTGATATTGTCGGCAACCGACAGCACGTCACGGGCGAAACCGGTCGCGGCATAAGCCCGCGCGTCCTGCGCTTCCTTCTCCGCGCGGCGGCGGACGTTCTGCGTCTCGGCCTGGGCATAGAGCACCGCTGCCTTCGCCTCGGCCAGCTGGGCTTCGAGCGCCGCGACGCGATCGTGATTGGCCACTTCGGGAGCAGCTTCGGCGGTTTCGTCGCGCAAATTGGTATCCGCGTCCTGCACGTCCGTCATCTTCTCTTCGTGTTCCATTAAGTCCCTGTTCGTCTTCAGGCCAATATCCGGGCCAGTGTGGCGGCCGTGAAATCCACCATGGGTACTACCCGCGCATAGTTCAACCGAGTCGGGCCGATCACCCCGACCACGCCGACCACGCGCCCGTCCAACGCACGAACCGGCTTTGCGATCACCGACGAGCCGGACAAGGCGAACAACTTGTTCTCCGAACCGATGAAGATGCGCGTCGCCTCGCCCTCGCGCGCACTGTCGAGCAAGCGGGCAATCTCTTCCTTGCCCTCCAGCTCGTCGAGCAACTGGCGAACGCGATCGAGATCCTCGGTGGCGGCCGCGTCGATCAAATTGGCCTGGCCGCGTACGATCAGCACCGGACGCCGATCGCCATCCTCGCTCCAAACCGCCAGCCCGCGCTCGACCAGCGCAGCGGCCACCGAATCGAGCGCCGCCTTCTGCTGGCCTAACTCGCGCTCGACCCGCGCGCGCGCCTCGCCGAGGGTCAGGCCGTTCACCGTCGCGCTCAGATAGTTCGCCGCCTGCTGCAGCGTCGAAGGGTCCATTCCCGGCGGAAGCTCCACCACGCGATTTTCCACCGAGCCATCGTCGCCGACCAGTACCGCCAGCGCACGATCGTCGCTGAGCGGCACGAAGCCGAACTGGCGAAGCCGCGGCTCGGCCTTGGGGACCAGCACCAGCCCGGCGCACGCCGACAGGCCCGAGAGCGCGGCGGTGGTACTGGCGACCGCATCCTCGATCGGGCCGCCCTGCCCCGCGCGCATCTCGATCGCGGCACGCTCCTCGGCGGACGGCTCGTTCGCCTGCATCATCCCGTCGACGAACAGCCGCAGTCCGGTCTGCGTCGGCATCCGGCCCGCACTTGTATGCGGGGCCGCGAGCAGCCCCGCTTCCTCGAGATCCTGCATCACGTTGCGGATCGAGGCGGGCGAAAGGTTGAGCGCCGACACCTTGGAGATCGTCCGCGACCCCACCGGCGCGCCGGTATCCAGGTAGGATTCGACGACCACCCGAAAGACGTCGCGGGCGCGATTGGTAAGCTCGTGGATCGGCGAGTTGCTCAAGGGCGCGGACCGATCAGTTGCTCGAGAGGAAGCAGATCGGGCGCGTTGCCCAGCGCCGTCGCCATCGCCCGGTTCTTCTCGCGATCGCAGCCATAATAGAAATAGAGCCGCTGCGGCTCGCTGCGCGAGATCGCCCAGCGGATATCGACGCTCGGCATGTCGGTCGGCGCATTCGCGCACAGCGCATTGCCGGGCTGATAGATACGATCCCCGGTCGACGGGCGATAAGGCGAAAGCGCGTCGGCGAAGGCGCGATACTGGCCGGCGCTCAGCGTGAAGGCCCGTTCGCCCGTCACCGCGGTATTGCGGATGCCGGTGAAGACCCCCTTTCCGTCCGCGCCCACGACGATGCGATAGACCGGGCAGGTGCCGTAGCAGGGACCGGTTTCGTAGGTGACGCGCTCCACTGCACCCGCCGGTACCGTGGAAATGCCGTCATAATTCGTCGCACAGCCGGCCAGCAGCGATGCCGCCGCACTCACCCATATCCACTGCTTCGCCATCTGATGCTCCCAAGGATCGCCCGCCGACACTGGCGCGTTCGCCATGCAGCGTCTAGTTGCCCGAGCCAACCTTGCAGGAGACTGAAGCAGATGCGCCCATCCGGCCGCGCCCCCGATCAGATGCGTGAAATCACCATCGAACCCAATTTCACGCGCCATGCCGAGGGATCCGTCCTGATCGGCTTCGGCGACACCCGCGTGCTCGTGACCGCGAGCATCGAGGAGCGGATTCCGCCCTGGCTGCGCGGCAAGGGCGAAGGCTGGGTCACCGCCGAATATGGCATGCTCCCCCGCGCCACCCATACGCGCAGCGCGCGCGAAGCGGCCAAGGGCAAGCAATCGGGCCGCACCCAGGAAATCCAGCGGCTGATCGGCCGCTCGTTGCGCGCCGTTACCGATCTCAAGCTGCTCGGCGAGCGCCAGATCACGCTCGATTGCGACGTGATCCAGGCCGATGGCGGCACCCGCACTGCGGCGATCAGCGGCGCCTGGGTCGCGCTGCGACTCGCCACCAACAAGCTGATTGCCGACGGGCTGCTCGAAAAGGATCCGATCCTGACTCAGGTCGCGGCGGTAAGCTGCGGCATCTATCAGGGCAATCCGGTGCTCGACCTCGACTATGACGAGGATTCGAATGCCGATGCCGACGCCAATTTCGTGCTGCTCGCCGACGGCAAGATCGCCGAGGCGCAGGCGACCGCCGAGGGCGCGACCTATGATGAAGAGGGCCTGCTGCGGCTGCTCCGCTTGGCCCGCATCGGCTGCACGCGCATCTTCGAGGCGCAGTTGAAGGCCGTCCAGTGAGCGGTCCCGACGAGGGCATCGGCGGCGAGGCGCCCCAGGCGATCCGCAAGCTCCAGCCCGGCAAGCTGGTGATCGCCAGCCACAACCCGGGCAAGGTGCGCGAAATCCGCGCGCTGCTCGCGCCGTTCGGGATCGAACCGGTCTCCGCGGCCGAGCTCGATTTGCCCGAGCCGGAGGAAACCGGCGTCACCTTCATCGCCAATGCCGAGCTGAAAGCGCTGCAAGCGGCCGATCTTTCCGGCCTCCCCGCTCTGTCCGACGATAGCGGCCTATGCGTCGAGGCGCTGGGCAACGAGCCCGGCATCTTCTCCGCGCGCTGGGCGGGCGAGGCCAAGGACTTCGCCGTGGCGATGCAGCGCATCGAGGATCGCCTATCGGCGCTTCCCCCGGGAACCGGACGCGACGCCCATTTCATCTGCGCGCTGGCGCTCGCCTGGCCCGACGGCCATGTCGAATGGTTCGAGGGGCGGGTTGACGGCACCCTGGTCTGGCCGCCTCGGGGCGACAAGGGCTTCGGCTATGATCCGATGTTCGTGCCGCTGGGGCATAGCGAGACGTTTGGCGAGATGAACCCCGATACGAAGCACGCGATGAGCCACCGGGCAAAAGCGTTCGCGCAATTGGTGGACGCTATTTTCTAGCGCGCGAAGGGAGCGGCTCTCCCGTTCGTGCTGAGCTTGTCGAAGCACCGCTC encodes:
- the grpE gene encoding nucleotide exchange factor GrpE, translated to MEHEEKMTDVQDADTNLRDETAEAAPEVANHDRVAALEAQLAEAKAAVLYAQAETQNVRRRAEKEAQDARAYAATGFARDVLSVADNITRALAAIPQALREDEKLKGLVTGLEATGREVDSVFGRHGISKIVAVGEALDPNRHQAMMEIPTADAEPGTVVQEIQTGYMIRDRLLRPALVGVAKKPD
- the hrcA gene encoding heat-inducible transcriptional repressor HrcA — encoded protein: MSNSPIHELTNRARDVFRVVVESYLDTGAPVGSRTISKVSALNLSPASIRNVMQDLEEAGLLAAPHTSAGRMPTQTGLRLFVDGMMQANEPSAEERAAIEMRAGQGGPIEDAVASTTAALSGLSACAGLVLVPKAEPRLRQFGFVPLSDDRALAVLVGDDGSVENRVVELPPGMDPSTLQQAANYLSATVNGLTLGEARARVERELGQQKAALDSVAAALVERGLAVWSEDGDRRPVLIVRGQANLIDAAATEDLDRVRQLLDELEGKEEIARLLDSAREGEATRIFIGSENKLFALSGSSVIAKPVRALDGRVVGVVGVIGPTRLNYARVVPMVDFTAATLARILA
- a CDS encoding DUF6438 domain-containing protein, with protein sequence MANAPVSAGDPWEHQMAKQWIWVSAAASLLAGCATNYDGISTVPAGAVERVTYETGPCYGTCPVYRIVVGADGKGVFTGIRNTAVTGERAFTLSAGQYRAFADALSPYRPSTGDRIYQPGNALCANAPTDMPSVDIRWAISRSEPQRLYFYYGCDREKNRAMATALGNAPDLLPLEQLIGPRP
- the rph gene encoding ribonuclease PH codes for the protein MRPSGRAPDQMREITIEPNFTRHAEGSVLIGFGDTRVLVTASIEERIPPWLRGKGEGWVTAEYGMLPRATHTRSAREAAKGKQSGRTQEIQRLIGRSLRAVTDLKLLGERQITLDCDVIQADGGTRTAAISGAWVALRLATNKLIADGLLEKDPILTQVAAVSCGIYQGNPVLDLDYDEDSNADADANFVLLADGKIAEAQATAEGATYDEEGLLRLLRLARIGCTRIFEAQLKAVQ
- the rdgB gene encoding RdgB/HAM1 family non-canonical purine NTP pyrophosphatase: MSGPDEGIGGEAPQAIRKLQPGKLVIASHNPGKVREIRALLAPFGIEPVSAAELDLPEPEETGVTFIANAELKALQAADLSGLPALSDDSGLCVEALGNEPGIFSARWAGEAKDFAVAMQRIEDRLSALPPGTGRDAHFICALALAWPDGHVEWFEGRVDGTLVWPPRGDKGFGYDPMFVPLGHSETFGEMNPDTKHAMSHRAKAFAQLVDAIF